One Serinus canaria isolate serCan28SL12 chromosome Z, serCan2020, whole genome shotgun sequence DNA window includes the following coding sequences:
- the MOB3B gene encoding MOB kinase activator 3B isoform X2, which translates to MSIALKQVFNKDKTFRPKRKFEPGTQRFELHKRAQASLNSGVDLKAAVQLPSGEDQNDWVAVHVVDFFNRINLIYGTICEFCTERTCPVMSGGPKYEYRWQDDLKYKKPTALPAPQYMNLLMDWIEVQINNEDIFPTSVGSWLHGRRRTLKNCVQVIKKGAEYQDHFFV; encoded by the exons ATGTCCATAGCACTCAAACAAGTCTTTAATAAAGATAAGACTTTCCGCCCAAAACGCAAGTTTGAACCTGGAACCCAGAGGTTTGAACTTCACAAACGAGCACAGGCATCTCTCAACTCAGGCGTGGACTTGAAAGCAGCTGTGCAGTTGCCCAGTGGAGAAGACCAGAATGACTGGGTGGCTGTTCATGTTGTCGACTTCTTCAATAGGATCAACCTCATTTATGGGACTATCTGTGAGTTCTGCACAGAGAGGACCTGCCCAGTGATGTCTGGAGGCCCCAAGTATGAGTATCGGTGGCAGGATGACTTGAAGTACAAGAAGCCCACAGCATTGCCAGCGCCCCAATATATGAATCTTCTCATGGACTGGATCGAGGTGCAAATCAACAATGAGGATATATTTCCCACAAGTGTAG GGAGCTGGTTGCATGGGAGAAGAAGAACTCTTAAGAATTGTGTACAGGTGATAAAAAAAGGTGCTGAATATCAAGACCACTTCTTTGTATAG